A genomic segment from Prochlorothrix hollandica PCC 9006 = CALU 1027 encodes:
- a CDS encoding 2TM domain-containing protein, protein MNAVVLVLLQTMATSSYSASVSAPNPDIYSQEAVQQILQLAMAKKGDGSDGFSRSQLQEMAVELGIDPDDLQWAEGQWQEVQGIVQEQQVFAQEQRQRWNQNCIKFAIVNGFLVALDWSTGQGGHLQWSVVILLLWGMGFSLNTWKTFQLQGEAYDRRFQQWRLRKQLKKSVKSLVQQVVDRIN, encoded by the coding sequence TTGAATGCTGTTGTTTTAGTTCTCTTACAAACCATGGCCACTAGTTCCTATTCTGCCTCTGTTTCCGCCCCGAATCCCGATATTTATAGCCAAGAAGCGGTGCAACAAATTTTACAGTTGGCCATGGCGAAGAAGGGGGATGGATCTGATGGGTTTAGTCGATCGCAGCTCCAGGAAATGGCGGTGGAGTTGGGCATTGATCCGGATGACTTGCAATGGGCAGAGGGTCAGTGGCAAGAAGTGCAAGGGATAGTCCAAGAACAACAGGTTTTTGCCCAAGAACAGCGACAGCGCTGGAACCAAAATTGCATTAAGTTTGCCATTGTCAATGGCTTTTTAGTGGCTTTGGATTGGTCTACAGGCCAGGGGGGGCACTTGCAATGGTCTGTGGTGATTTTGCTGTTGTGGGGGATGGGGTTTTCCTTAAACACTTGGAAAACATTCCAACTCCAGGGGGAAGCCTACGATCGCCGTTTCCAACAATGGCGGCTGCGAAAACAGTTGAAAAAGTCGGTGAAATCTTTGGTGCAGCAGGTGGTCGATCGGATTAATTAA
- a CDS encoding ABC transporter ATP-binding protein, protein MSPTPTATSRSNYWHLVPYLRNYRQTIIFALACTLVFIAFWPILAALAGQAADHLAKGEVRAMAELSAVIAGGFLIHKTAQYGQDSLMAAAALGIAFDLRLAVYRHLHRLDLSYFEQAKTGDLTYRLTEDIDRVGEAVNKLFHDTTPCVLQLVAVMGYMIALNWAMTLAALVAVPLMSLLIGWFGDRLLYFSRRSQTEISDLSSLLTEVFSGIRLVRAFAAEDYELERFSITADRNRRAQYSAAWLKAVQHPIVGFLYALCVLLLLLLGTWQVNLGNLTGSRFISYIAAVAMLIDPIAHLTENYNLYKQAEASVDRVFELMALQPKVVQQPHALDLPPIQGRVDYRQVTFAYNPEQPVLQGVSFTVEPGQAIALVGASGAGKSTLMNLLPRFYDVTGGSIWVDDHDLRSITLTSLRRHIGIVPQETILFSGSVAQNIAFGQRDIDWAAVEQAARIANAHDFIRHLPDGYRTLLGERGVNLSGGQRQRLAIARAVLLDPRILILDEATSALDAESEALVQEALERLMQNRTVFIIAHRLATVRKADRIVVLEQGQVVESGNHQELLDRGGKYAGYYAQQFR, encoded by the coding sequence TTGTCCCCAACCCCCACCGCCACCTCCCGATCCAACTACTGGCACCTGGTGCCCTACCTGCGTAACTACCGCCAAACCATTATTTTTGCCCTGGCCTGCACCCTGGTCTTCATTGCCTTCTGGCCCATCCTGGCAGCCCTGGCGGGCCAAGCCGCTGACCACCTGGCCAAGGGAGAGGTGCGGGCCATGGCTGAACTGTCCGCCGTCATTGCTGGGGGGTTTCTGATCCATAAAACCGCCCAATATGGCCAAGACTCCCTGATGGCGGCAGCGGCCCTGGGCATTGCCTTCGATCTGCGCCTAGCGGTGTATCGCCACCTGCACCGCCTGGATTTGAGCTACTTTGAGCAAGCTAAAACCGGGGACCTCACCTACCGCTTAACAGAGGACATCGATCGCGTGGGGGAAGCGGTCAATAAACTGTTCCACGACACCACCCCCTGTGTCCTGCAACTCGTGGCGGTGATGGGCTACATGATTGCCCTGAACTGGGCCATGACCCTGGCGGCGCTGGTGGCGGTGCCCCTGATGAGCCTGCTGATTGGCTGGTTTGGCGATCGCCTGCTCTACTTTTCCCGCCGCAGCCAAACCGAAATCTCCGACCTGTCCTCCCTGCTGACGGAAGTGTTCAGCGGCATCCGTTTAGTGCGAGCCTTTGCCGCCGAAGACTATGAACTAGAACGCTTCAGCATCACCGCCGATCGCAACCGCCGCGCCCAATATTCCGCCGCCTGGTTAAAGGCAGTCCAGCACCCCATTGTCGGCTTCCTCTATGCCCTCTGTGTCTTGCTGCTGTTGCTGCTGGGCACCTGGCAAGTCAACCTGGGCAACCTCACCGGCAGCCGCTTCATTAGCTACATTGCAGCGGTGGCCATGCTCATTGACCCCATCGCCCACCTTACGGAAAACTACAATCTGTACAAACAAGCAGAGGCTTCCGTCGATCGCGTCTTTGAGCTAATGGCCCTGCAACCCAAGGTGGTGCAACAGCCCCACGCCCTGGATCTCCCCCCCATCCAAGGCCGGGTGGACTATCGCCAAGTCACCTTTGCCTATAACCCAGAGCAACCGGTCCTCCAGGGGGTGAGCTTTACGGTGGAACCGGGGCAAGCCATTGCCCTGGTGGGGGCTTCCGGAGCCGGCAAAAGTACCCTCATGAACCTGTTGCCCCGGTTTTATGACGTGACGGGGGGCAGCATTTGGGTCGATGACCATGATCTGCGATCCATTACCCTCACCAGCCTCCGCCGCCACATCGGCATCGTGCCCCAGGAAACCATCCTCTTTTCCGGTAGCGTCGCCCAAAACATCGCCTTTGGCCAGCGGGACATTGACTGGGCAGCGGTGGAACAAGCCGCCCGCATCGCCAATGCCCACGACTTTATTCGCCACTTACCCGATGGCTACCGCACTCTCTTGGGGGAACGGGGGGTCAACCTGTCGGGGGGCCAACGGCAACGCCTCGCCATTGCCAGAGCCGTCCTCTTGGATCCCCGAATTTTGATTTTGGATGAGGCCACCAGTGCCCTGGATGCGGAATCAGAAGCCCTGGTGCAGGAAGCCCTGGAACGGCTGATGCAAAACCGCACGGTGTTTATCATTGCCCACCGCTTGGCGACGGTGCGCAAGGCCGATCGCATTGTGGTGCTGGAACAGGGCCAGGTGGTGGAATCCGGCAATCACCAGGAACTCCTCGATCGGGGGGGCAAATATGCGGGCTACTATGCCCAACAGTTCCGCTAA
- a CDS encoding HAMP domain-containing histidine kinase yields the protein MKWRWLFCRSARWRMALPRPRSFRLPPLSLRLRMVLLSSLTSGMALVAFATLATWLIYDAKISSLDAKIEIQLLRLTRLQDRTARVGPPRTGRGGLLPGGLPGGLPGGLGNGLARGDSPNWDLLETLLRQELGITPTTPVAVVIRNGQGLVVQQSPQWPGDLSETLSRIASGPPPPHPPGLPLPHPSFSHQRFPTGSWRVGMLILPHAQVILAVGTQELSQEMSVIGNGFLLAIPGVLLLVAGGSWMLASRALAPIQTLTATLQTITAQGLDQRLSATDLDGDVLPLVQVLNQMLERLDRSFKQASRFSGDAAHELKTPLAILQGNLERSLQEVEVGSPLQQRLGQLLDEVGRLSGIVRKLLLLSLADGGQLRGGGDRLDLGSVVAELVEDGDVLAPDLTWTVALDPQLTVAGDRDLLIQVLQNLLSNAIKYNLPQGWIHIQGQRHRHGIYLVVANASPDLGTVERDRLFERFYRGDTSRSRQVEGTGLGLSLAWEITRIHGGNLSLEPSQPGQTAFRLRLPAA from the coding sequence ATGAAGTGGCGTTGGCTGTTTTGCCGATCGGCCCGCTGGCGGATGGCTCTACCCAGACCCCGATCGTTCCGCCTTCCCCCCCTGTCCCTGCGGCTGCGCATGGTGCTGCTGTCGTCCCTCACCTCAGGCATGGCTTTGGTGGCCTTTGCAACCCTAGCCACCTGGCTGATTTACGATGCCAAGATCAGCAGCCTGGATGCCAAGATCGAAATCCAACTGCTGCGCCTGACCCGTCTCCAAGACCGCACGGCACGGGTTGGACCCCCTCGAACCGGACGGGGTGGTTTGCTGCCCGGTGGTTTGCCCGGTGGTTTGCCCGGTGGCTTAGGTAATGGTTTAGCGAGGGGTGACTCCCCCAACTGGGATCTGCTGGAAACCCTGCTGCGCCAGGAACTGGGCATCACCCCCACCACACCGGTAGCCGTGGTGATCCGCAATGGCCAAGGACTGGTGGTGCAACAGTCTCCCCAGTGGCCAGGGGATCTCTCCGAAACTCTGTCCCGGATCGCCTCCGGTCCGCCCCCACCTCACCCCCCCGGTTTACCCCTACCCCATCCCAGCTTTAGTCACCAACGGTTTCCCACGGGATCCTGGCGGGTGGGAATGTTGATTCTGCCCCACGCCCAAGTGATCTTGGCCGTCGGCACCCAGGAACTGAGCCAGGAAATGTCCGTGATTGGCAATGGCTTTCTGTTGGCCATTCCCGGCGTATTGCTGCTGGTGGCCGGGGGATCCTGGATGTTGGCCAGCCGTGCCCTGGCTCCTATCCAAACCTTGACGGCAACCCTCCAAACCATCACGGCCCAGGGACTGGATCAACGGTTATCGGCGACGGATCTGGATGGGGACGTTCTGCCCCTGGTGCAGGTGTTGAACCAAATGCTGGAGCGCCTCGATCGCAGTTTCAAACAAGCCTCCCGCTTTAGTGGAGATGCGGCCCATGAACTGAAAACTCCCTTGGCTATTTTGCAGGGAAACCTGGAACGCAGCCTCCAGGAGGTGGAGGTGGGATCCCCCCTTCAGCAGCGCCTGGGGCAATTATTGGATGAGGTGGGGCGGCTCAGTGGCATTGTGCGCAAACTGTTGCTGTTATCCCTGGCCGATGGGGGGCAACTGCGGGGCGGAGGCGATCGCCTCGATCTAGGATCCGTGGTGGCGGAGTTGGTGGAGGATGGCGATGTGTTGGCCCCGGATCTGACCTGGACTGTGGCGTTGGATCCCCAGTTAACCGTGGCGGGCGATCGCGATCTCCTGATCCAAGTGCTGCAAAATCTCCTCAGCAACGCCATTAAGTACAACCTGCCCCAGGGGTGGATTCACATCCAAGGCCAGCGCCACCGCCATGGCATCTATCTCGTGGTGGCCAATGCTTCCCCAGATTTGGGGACTGTGGAGCGCGATCGCCTCTTTGAGCGCTTCTACCGGGGGGATACTTCCCGCAGTCGTCAGGTGGAAGGTACCGGTCTGGGCTTAAGCCTAGCCTGGGAAATCACCCGGATCCATGGGGGCAATTTAAGCCTAGAACCGAGTCAACCGGGACAAACGGCTTTCCGCCTACGCCTCCCCGCCGCCTAG
- the topA gene encoding type I DNA topoisomerase, with translation MSTLVIVESPTKARTIRNYLPQGYRVEASMGHVRDLPQSASDIPAAIKQEKWASLGVNVEDGFKPVYVVPKDKKKIVKELKDALKDVDELILATDEDREGESISWHLQTLLNPKVPIKRMVFHEITQEAIQKAIQNCRMVDTRLVHAQETRRILDRLVGYTLSPLLWKKIAGGLSAGRVQSVAVRLLVRRERERRAFRRGSYWDLKALLAVEGEAGQAKTKGKGNAPTTDGTQTFEAKLVSLGDRKVATGSDFDEATGRIAAGRNVMLLNETEAEALRERLQDKTWTIAALDERPSLRKPSPPFTTSTLQQEANRKLGLSARRTMQVAQSLYERGYITYMRTDSVHLSDQAITAARTCVEQKYGSEYLSPKPRQYTTKSKNAQEAHEAIRPAGSQFRTPQETGLVDQERKLYDLIWKRTVASQMADARQTLLTVQVTVEEATFRASGKRIDFPGFFRAYVEGSDDPDAALENQEVLLPPLALGDTPACQELNAVGHETQPPARFTEATLVKALESEGIGRPSTYASIIGTILDRDYAHLQGNALTPTFTAFAVTEFLEKHFPDLVDTGFTARMEQTLDDISMGEVEWLPYLHHFYSGDEGLANQVKTREDQIDPMEARTVTLDDLAVKVRIGRFGAYLEVEGEGGTAVKASIPKDLTPADLDDQQVALLLRQKIEGPDQLGTHPDTQQPIYRLMGPYGPYVQMGDDGDGDGKTKPKRVSLPKGMTLEGVTLEQAVGLLSLPRLLGTHPDTEGKVQAGLGRFGPYVVHSHGKEKDYRSLKAEDDVLWVGLDRALELLAQPKRGRSTTRKTKEPLRDMGGHPDDQEPIHIYDGPYGPYVKHGKVNASLPEGATPETLTLQQALEALATKAGTQGKTKGKSTTKAKASSTKTKTSAPKTSSAKTSGTKKRSTRKTSSNP, from the coding sequence ATGTCAACCCTCGTCATTGTTGAGTCGCCCACCAAAGCGCGAACCATCCGCAACTACCTCCCCCAGGGTTATCGGGTGGAAGCTTCCATGGGTCATGTGCGGGACTTGCCCCAGTCGGCCAGTGACATTCCGGCAGCCATTAAGCAGGAAAAATGGGCATCCCTAGGGGTCAATGTGGAGGATGGATTTAAGCCAGTCTATGTGGTGCCCAAGGACAAAAAGAAAATTGTCAAAGAACTCAAGGACGCGCTCAAAGACGTAGACGAGTTGATTCTGGCCACGGACGAAGACCGGGAAGGGGAAAGTATTAGCTGGCACCTCCAGACCTTGCTGAACCCCAAGGTCCCCATTAAGCGCATGGTCTTCCACGAAATTACCCAGGAAGCAATCCAGAAGGCCATCCAAAATTGCCGCATGGTGGATACCCGATTGGTTCATGCCCAGGAAACCCGCCGTATTCTCGATCGCCTGGTGGGCTATACCCTCTCGCCCCTGCTGTGGAAGAAAATCGCCGGGGGACTGTCGGCGGGACGGGTTCAGTCGGTGGCGGTGCGGCTGTTGGTGCGCCGGGAACGGGAGCGGCGAGCCTTCCGCAGGGGCAGCTATTGGGATTTGAAAGCCCTGTTGGCCGTGGAGGGGGAGGCGGGGCAAGCCAAAACCAAGGGCAAGGGTAACGCGCCAACGACGGATGGAACCCAAACCTTTGAAGCCAAACTGGTGAGCCTGGGGGATCGCAAGGTGGCCACCGGCAGTGACTTTGATGAAGCCACGGGACGCATTGCCGCCGGACGCAATGTGATGTTGCTCAATGAGACGGAGGCGGAGGCTCTACGGGAACGGCTCCAGGACAAGACCTGGACGATCGCCGCCCTGGATGAACGCCCCAGCCTCCGCAAACCCTCTCCCCCCTTCACCACCTCCACTCTGCAACAGGAGGCCAACCGCAAATTAGGGCTATCGGCGCGGCGCACCATGCAGGTGGCCCAAAGCCTCTATGAACGGGGCTACATCACCTATATGCGGACGGACTCGGTTCATTTGTCGGACCAAGCCATCACCGCTGCCCGCACCTGTGTGGAACAAAAGTATGGCTCTGAATACCTCAGCCCTAAACCCCGCCAATACACCACCAAAAGCAAGAACGCCCAGGAAGCCCACGAAGCCATTCGCCCAGCAGGGAGCCAATTCCGTACCCCCCAGGAAACTGGATTAGTGGATCAGGAGCGCAAACTCTATGACCTGATCTGGAAACGCACCGTGGCTTCCCAAATGGCCGATGCTCGCCAAACTCTGCTGACGGTGCAGGTGACGGTGGAAGAGGCCACCTTCCGCGCCAGTGGCAAACGCATTGATTTTCCGGGCTTTTTCCGGGCCTATGTCGAAGGATCCGATGATCCCGATGCGGCCCTGGAAAACCAAGAAGTGCTGCTCCCCCCCTTGGCCCTAGGGGACACCCCCGCCTGCCAGGAACTGAACGCAGTGGGCCATGAAACCCAGCCCCCGGCCCGCTTCACCGAGGCCACCTTAGTCAAAGCCCTGGAAAGCGAGGGCATCGGACGGCCCAGTACCTATGCCAGCATTATTGGCACGATTCTCGATCGCGACTATGCCCACCTCCAGGGCAATGCCCTGACCCCCACCTTCACCGCCTTTGCCGTCACGGAGTTTCTGGAAAAGCATTTCCCCGACCTGGTGGACACCGGCTTTACGGCCCGCATGGAGCAAACCCTGGACGATATTTCCATGGGGGAAGTGGAATGGTTGCCCTATCTCCATCATTTTTATAGCGGTGATGAGGGCTTGGCTAACCAGGTCAAAACCCGTGAAGACCAAATTGATCCCATGGAAGCCCGCACCGTTACCCTGGATGATTTGGCCGTGAAGGTGCGCATTGGCCGCTTTGGAGCCTATTTGGAAGTGGAGGGAGAAGGGGGTACTGCGGTCAAAGCCTCCATTCCCAAGGATTTAACCCCGGCTGATCTGGATGATCAACAGGTGGCGCTGCTGTTGCGCCAAAAAATCGAAGGTCCCGATCAATTGGGTACCCATCCTGACACCCAGCAGCCCATCTATCGTTTGATGGGTCCCTATGGTCCCTATGTGCAGATGGGGGATGACGGGGACGGCGATGGCAAAACCAAGCCGAAGCGGGTCTCGTTGCCCAAGGGCATGACCCTGGAGGGGGTGACGCTGGAGCAGGCGGTGGGCCTGTTGTCGTTGCCCCGACTGTTGGGCACCCATCCGGACACCGAGGGTAAGGTGCAGGCGGGCTTAGGGCGCTTTGGTCCCTATGTGGTTCATAGTCATGGCAAGGAGAAGGATTACCGATCGCTGAAGGCGGAGGATGATGTGTTGTGGGTGGGCCTCGATCGGGCCTTAGAACTGTTGGCCCAACCCAAACGGGGACGCAGCACCACCCGCAAAACCAAGGAACCCCTGCGGGACATGGGGGGCCATCCCGACGATCAGGAGCCGATCCACATCTACGACGGTCCCTATGGTCCCTATGTGAAGCATGGCAAGGTTAATGCGTCGCTGCCGGAAGGAGCCACCCCCGAAACCCTCACCCTACAACAAGCCCTAGAGGCACTGGCAACGAAGGCGGGCACCCAGGGGAAAACGAAGGGGAAAAGCACCACCAAAGCCAAGGCCAGTAGTACTAAAACTAAAACCAGCGCTCCTAAAACCAGTTCGGCTAAAACCAGTGGCACTAAAAAACGCTCCACCCGCAAAACCTCGTCTAATCCCTAA
- a CDS encoding zinc ribbon domain-containing protein → GAKASMVNDREVRIISRWEPTSQICSDCGFRWGKVALSVRYILCVSCGTEHDRDGNAAKNIEKSGLGLTQDSKWTKNGRKTSISGNPTALSSQPYSEQLGLFA, encoded by the coding sequence GGGGCCAAGGCCAGCATGGTTAATGATCGAGAGGTCAGGATCATCAGTCGGTGGGAGCCAACCAGTCAGATCTGTTCTGATTGTGGCTTTCGGTGGGGCAAGGTTGCTCTATCGGTTCGTTACATCCTCTGTGTGAGTTGCGGAACCGAACATGATAGAGATGGTAATGCCGCCAAAAATATCGAAAAGTCTGGGTTGGGGCTAACCCAAGACTCTAAATGGACAAAGAACGGGCGTAAGACCAGTATTTCTGGCAATCCGACTGCTTTGTCTAGCCAGCCGTACAGCGAACAGCTTGGACTATTCGCCTAG
- a CDS encoding response regulator transcription factor has translation MNILLVEDEVRIAEFVQAGLKEHGFGVDYCNNGNDGYDRALTYPYDVLVLDIMVPGKDGLFILKQLRREGHQVPVILLTARNALDDRLTGLNLGADDYLTKPFYIEELVARIHAVVRRSRGETQNCLWVGPFKLDRLSREMTCQQTPVELTNREFNLLDYLLRSPGRVFTRTQILEQVWGYDFSPNTNVVDVCIQRIRKKLDPLGGTGWIESVRGVGYRFRKPESEP, from the coding sequence ATGAATATTCTGTTAGTGGAAGATGAAGTCCGCATCGCTGAATTTGTCCAAGCAGGACTGAAAGAACACGGCTTTGGGGTGGATTACTGCAACAACGGCAATGATGGCTACGATCGGGCCTTGACCTACCCCTATGATGTGCTGGTGCTGGATATTATGGTGCCGGGGAAAGATGGACTATTTATCCTGAAACAATTGCGCCGTGAGGGTCATCAGGTTCCCGTCATTCTGCTGACGGCCCGCAATGCCCTGGACGATCGCCTGACGGGGCTGAACCTGGGGGCTGATGATTATTTGACCAAACCCTTTTATATCGAAGAACTGGTGGCTCGGATCCATGCCGTGGTGCGCCGCAGCCGGGGGGAAACCCAGAACTGCCTGTGGGTCGGTCCCTTTAAGTTGGATCGCCTCAGCCGGGAAATGACCTGCCAGCAAACCCCCGTGGAACTGACCAACCGGGAATTTAATTTATTGGATTATTTGCTGCGATCGCCGGGGCGTGTCTTCACCCGAACCCAGATCCTAGAGCAGGTGTGGGGTTATGATTTCAGCCCCAATACCAACGTGGTCGATGTGTGCATCCAACGCATTCGCAAAAAACTGGATCCCCTGGGGGGCACCGGCTGGATTGAAAGTGTGCGGGGAGTGGGCTACCGGTTCCGCAAACCGGAGTCGGAACCATGA
- a CDS encoding NAD(P)H-quinone oxidoreductase subunit N: protein MDSATLVTQLNAGTIAPEGVVLVTLLLVLLGDLIAGRSSMRWTPYLALGGLLVSLVALVVQWDNGDPVSFFGGFTGDALSVIFRGIIVLSAAITILISVRYVEQSGTSLGEFLTILLAATLGAMFLSGATELVTIFVSLETLSISSYLLTGYMKRDPRSNEAALKYLLIGAASSAIFLYGVSLLYGLSGGETQLGAIAAQLQATNQSLALTISLVFVIAGVAFKISAVPFHQWTPDVYEGSPTPIVAFLSVGSKAAGFALAIRILVTAFPALVEEWHFVFTALAILSMILGNVVALAQTSMKRLLAYSSIGQAGFIMIGFLAGTEAGYASMIFYLFVYLFMNLGGFACVILFSLRTGTDQISEYAGLYQKDPLVTLCLSLSLLSLGGIPPLAGFFGKLYLFWAGWQAGLYGLVLLGLITSVISIYYYIRVVKMMVVKEPQEMSTAIENYPTISWTLPGLKPLRAGLVLSVVATALVGILSNPLFTIASQAVLKTPMLSSVLVQVAAQPEHLSPVSYQQDNRGESIAL, encoded by the coding sequence ATGGATTCTGCGACTCTTGTAACCCAACTCAATGCGGGAACCATTGCGCCGGAAGGCGTGGTTCTGGTTACCTTACTTCTTGTTTTGCTCGGCGATCTCATTGCCGGACGATCGTCCATGCGGTGGACTCCCTATCTGGCCTTGGGGGGGTTACTGGTCAGTCTAGTGGCCCTCGTGGTGCAGTGGGACAATGGCGATCCCGTTAGTTTTTTTGGGGGCTTTACGGGGGATGCCCTCAGCGTCATCTTCCGGGGCATTATTGTCCTGTCGGCGGCCATCACCATTTTGATTTCGGTGCGCTATGTGGAGCAGTCGGGCACCTCCCTGGGGGAATTCCTGACTATTCTGTTGGCCGCAACCCTGGGAGCCATGTTCCTGTCGGGAGCGACGGAACTGGTGACTATTTTTGTGTCCCTGGAAACCTTAAGTATCTCCTCATATCTACTGACGGGTTACATGAAGCGGGATCCCCGCTCCAACGAAGCCGCCCTTAAGTACCTGTTGATTGGGGCCGCCAGTTCCGCCATCTTTTTATATGGGGTGTCCCTGCTCTATGGGCTGTCGGGGGGAGAAACCCAGTTGGGGGCGATCGCGGCCCAACTCCAAGCCACAAACCAGTCCTTGGCCCTGACCATTTCCCTGGTCTTTGTCATTGCGGGGGTGGCCTTCAAAATCTCAGCGGTGCCCTTCCACCAATGGACCCCCGATGTCTATGAAGGATCCCCCACGCCGATCGTGGCCTTCCTCTCCGTCGGTTCCAAGGCAGCGGGCTTTGCCCTAGCCATCCGAATTTTGGTCACTGCCTTCCCTGCCCTGGTGGAGGAATGGCACTTTGTCTTTACGGCCCTGGCCATCCTCAGCATGATCTTGGGCAACGTGGTCGCCCTGGCCCAAACCAGCATGAAGCGCCTCCTGGCCTACTCCTCCATTGGCCAAGCTGGTTTCATCATGATTGGTTTCTTGGCGGGGACAGAAGCCGGATACGCCAGCATGATCTTCTATCTGTTCGTGTATCTGTTCATGAACCTGGGGGGCTTTGCCTGCGTTATTCTCTTCTCCCTGCGCACTGGCACCGACCAAATCAGTGAGTATGCGGGCCTATACCAAAAGGATCCCCTGGTGACCCTCTGCCTCAGCCTCTCCTTGCTGTCCCTGGGCGGGATTCCTCCCCTGGCTGGCTTTTTCGGGAAGCTCTATCTGTTTTGGGCCGGTTGGCAGGCGGGTCTCTATGGCCTAGTGCTGCTGGGCTTGATCACCAGTGTGATTTCCATCTATTACTACATTCGAGTGGTGAAGATGATGGTGGTGAAGGAACCCCAGGAAATGTCTACGGCGATCGAGAACTACCCCACCATTAGCTGGACGTTGCCCGGTCTCAAGCCCTTGCGGGCCGGTCTGGTGTTGTCGGTGGTGGCTACGGCGTTGGTGGGTATTCTCTCCAATCCCCTGTTCACCATTGCCAGCCAAGCGGTGCTGAAAACTCCCATGCTCAGCAGTGTCCTGGTGCAAGTGGCCGCCCAACCGGAGCACCTCAGCCCCGTCAGCTATCAACAGGATAATCGCGGCGAATCCATCGCCCTCTAG
- a CDS encoding DUF4277 domain-containing protein, with the protein MDVKDIDHLGIIAGIMDEMDLVGLIDQLIPPHSLE; encoded by the coding sequence ATCGATGTCAAAGACATTGACCATTTAGGAATAATAGCAGGAATCATGGACGAAATGGATTTGGTTGGCTTAATCGACCAGCTAATTCCTCCCCATTCCCTCGAAAA